The Planctomycetia bacterium region CTTTGCGATAGCCATCCTGTCGCAACGTCACCATGCCCTTTTCCAGAGCTTTCCTGCGGATGACCGTGGCACTGATGCGCTGTGAACACATATCCCGCAGTTCATCATCGGTAGCCATCAGTTCATAAATGCCGACTCGGCCACGGTAACCTGTGCCTCGGCATGCCTTGCAGCCTGCACCTTTGAATATCTGAATCTTCTTTCCGTTGTTGGTCTTGGGGAAGTCGTTGGGCAGCAGATGTTCCTCAGCATGGACATCTTCCACCTTACATTCCTTGCAGATAGTTCGCACCAGTCGCTGGGCCATCACTCCTTCAACGGTCGAACCAACCAGGTAAGGCTCCACACCCATATCTATCATACGCGTAAATGCGCCGGGAGCATCGTTGGTGTGCAGCGTGCTGAACACCAGGTGACCAGTCAGCGATGCCTGGATCGCTGATTCCGCCGTCTCCATGTCTCGCATTTCACCGATGAGCACGACATCAGGATCGTGGCGCAGGATGCTTCGCAGAGCAGCGGCAAAAGACAAACCTATCTTGTGGTGTACCTGAATCTGGCTGATACCTTCCATCTGGTATTCGACAGGATCTTCCACGGTGATGATCTTCAGCGTTTCATCTTTGATTTCATTGAGCGCTGAATAGAGCGTGGTTGATTTTCCCGAACCCGTGGGGCCGGTGACCAGCACGATGCCGTGCGGCTTATCGATCAGTTCCTTGAATTGCTTGTAGGTATCAGGCAGCATGCCAACATTGGCGAGGTTAAAGACCATGCGACCCTTATCGAGGATACGCATGACAATGCCTTCGCCATGACTCATGGGGATGATGGAAACACGAACATCGATCTCGCGGCCCTGCACACGCATCTTGATGCGGCCATCCTGAGGCAGACGCTTTTCGGCAATGTTCAGTCGCGACATGATCTTGATGCGGCTGACAATCGCCAGCGAAAATCGGGCGATTTCCGGCGGAAGCATCTGCGTCTGCAATCGACCATCGATTCGGTAACGGATGCGAAGCGTATGTTCCGAAGGCTCGATGTGTACGTCGCTCGCCCGTTCATTGACAGCTTCGATCAGGATTTCGTTCACCAGTTTGACGACTGATGCTTCCTGTGCCATCTTGGCCAGTTCGCTGTCATCGGTTTCCAGGTCTTCGAGTAATTCGAGGTCTTCCTTTCGCTCCGCGACGAGTTGATTAACCGTTTCGCCACCGACGCCATAATGTGTTTTGATGAGCCGGGCAATTTCGCGCGGGCTGGCCAGCACCGGCTTGATACGCAGGCCTGTCAGCATCTGCACTTCATCGAGCGTATAGACATCCTGCGGATCGCCCGTGGCCACAATCAGCGAGCCGTTCTCACGCTTGAGGGGCATCAGGTTGCGTTTGTGCACCAGCCGGCTCGGCATCGATTCCAGTGCATCTTTTTCCACCTTGGCATTTTCGAGTTCGACAATCGGCATGCCGAATTCATCCGACAATAACGCCAGTACATCACCTTCCTTGGCTAACCCCCGCTCCAGGAGAATCTGGTATTCAGGCCGATCAGGAGTCATGGCCTGAGCTTCCTGTAGCCGCTGCATCGCGCCCAGATCAATCTGCCCCAGTTGTAACAGCCGTTCTGCCAGTCGCATCGTGAATCTTTCCTGAGAAGGAACCAATGACCATTGGGTGTCAATCGTATCAGTCACCGTGAAGCATCATCTACAGCTTTAAACCCTTCTCATAATTAAAGGTAACGTCTTGTGGCGCAAGGATCAACGACGATTGGGATGAAACTTCTCTCATGAGACAAATCTCAGCATGTGATGCTCTGAAAAAGCGCAAAAAATCCCCTGACATGGTTCGAATGCCAGGGGATTCAACGATTATCGGGATCGAGGCCGGGCACCCAGCTGGTAAATGACCTCGGCCGAGTTTTTAATGATCAAGGTTCCGGGCGGGTGGAAAGTAATGGTGCCATTACCACCAGCGCCTTCCCAGGAATCAGGCTCCACCGTCGTCTTGATCAGGTTGATAATCTGGTTGACATTCTGTTGTGCACCAACTCCGTTGATCAGGCTGGCAACATCCATCACACCTACCCGCATTTCATTCTTAGCTTGCAGGAAGCTGACTACCTGTACTATTTCACCCTTGATGATGTAAGTAAGCCCCAGTTCACTAAGTACGCTTTTGAGTAGATTGCGTTTGGATACATTGCGGGGAATTTCATATGTCAGCGTGCTCTCGTAGGAAAGTCTGACTTCTTCCATGGTCGCTTTGCTGATGACCAGCTGGAAGCCCAGTTCCTTCTCCAGGCTCTTGATGACCTGATCGAAGCTGGTGTTGTTAAAGCTGAAATCCGTTTTGCTCGGCTGATCAAGTGTGCGCAGAATCTCTTTCTCACGACCGGTCAGCTTGGAAAAGACGCTGCCTACCGGTTCGCGTTTGCTGGCCTTATCGAATGCTTCCTTGTCATACTTAATGGTGCCATTGGGAGGAACATTCCCTGCCGATTTCACGATGTCGCTCATCGCTTCATTGGTACTGGTGTTACGATCTGCATTCAGACGGTTGTAATCGCGGGCTATATCCTGTCGCGAAGTGACCGTAGCATAGGCAAGAAGTGCCGGATGTTGCGGGTACTTATCCATCAACGCTTTCAGCCTGGCCTTGGCAGTGGCTACATGCCCCTGCTTATCCAGTGTTTTGATGAGATTGAGTTCCTCCCGAACCTTCTCGTTCGTCTGATTCTCTTCCTTGGAGGTGGTAGCAGGTGCAGGCTTGCTGGCAGGCAATCCCGATTCGATAGCCTTACGCTTGGCTGTCAGTTGATCGGTGAATTCTTTCTTCTCGGCAGCAGTCAGGAAGTTTGCCTCGTTGACATCATTCTCAGCTGACTGCAGTACGACAATGCCTGCATCGACAGGCAACTTGCCTGCTTTGGACAACGCCGATTCGACGGTGTGCTTGAGCGACTCTTTAGCCACTCGGATACGGGTTGCAGTTTCTTCGAGTTGTTTGCCGGGGGGATCGTCTGCCTGTGCAGCAGGGTTCAGAAAGCAAAGAGACAATCCAGCGAGAACGAACCAGCGCCTTACCATGACTTACCTCGCTATCAGCGTCGGAAGAACATCCCGATCTTCGTTACCCTTACAGAATACCACAGTTGGTGAACGGTGCGGGCAAGATCAAGACGCAACGCTGCAAAAAAAGAGATGTGAATTAACGCTTAGATGCCATGCAAGGAACATCTTGCGCTAACTACTGTGAAATTAGCTAATTCATATCGATTATACAAGTGAGAATGACGGAAAATGGCTCAACAGTTGCGTACCCATAAGCAGATTGACGTATAATAACCGACATCTCTCATAAGTCCTGCTTGTTTGAAGAAAAAGGCTGGGTTAAATTTATATCCTTGAATAGGAGTTATTATTGTGATGAATCAGGCTTTGATTGTTCATGGCAGATATGCACGCCGGAAGTTTATTCCAGATGAACCTATGCCAGATACCGAAGGAAAAGCTGAACTGGTCATCATTCCAACTGTTCCAAAGATAGCAATGTCTATTACAGATGCATTTGGTAAAGCTTCCCAACTCCGAAGTGGTGACGAAATACTGGCACAGGTGCGTATAGAACGTGATGAATGGGAACAACGTTGATTTACCTTGATGCAAATGTCATTATCAGATTGGTCGAAGGGGATGTCGGAACTCGAACACCCTTGGAACAACGGCTGGCTCCATCGATAGGGATGACTGGTTCCCTGACAACTTCACAACTGAGTCGTCTCGAGTGTCGTACAAAACCATTGCGTGCACTTGACCATCATACGTTAAAGCAATTCGATATGTTTTTTGCTGGATTAGAAATTACCTTGATTGAAGTAAGTGCATCAGTGATAGACCAAGCAACGGATCTTCGCGCAAAATACAACTTGAAAACGCCCGATGCATTGCACTACGCTTCCGCTATTGACGCAGGCGCAAGTGTCTTCTTGACAGGCGACCTCACATTCTCACGATGCCAGGAAATACCTGTTGAAGTTTTGTGAACGTTATGATCACGCCCTGGCTGGCGTCACGGGCTGACAGATGCAAAGTATTCTCAGCTAACCATTGATTTAAGCTATTCACCGCGACAACAAACCTACAAATATAATTTACTCAGCACTCAGCACTCACTAAATCCCCGGCGTCGAACCGATCAGATATCCCCGAAGATCTCGGAAGATGCGGTCGCCTCGCTTGTGAAAATCATCCGAGAGATGTTTGCCAATATAACGCAGGATTACAGTCACCCAGACCTGGTTGCGTCGCAGCGGATTGGTACTTTCGAAAATCTGCAGTTCCATCTCGATGTCTGATCGCCCGGTAGCAAACCAGCCTACCTTGGAAGGGCGGTACGCCGTGTTCTTGCCTCCCAGAATCACTCGCACCCGTCCTGAAGTGTTTTCGATCAGTTCGCCACGAGCATCCTGAATAAACCCAGCCAGTTTCACCGAGGCAATGGTACGAGGCATCCACGCCTGGATGCGGTAGATCATCACCGAGGGATCAAGATTGTCGGGTATGGGCGGCAGATCGGAAGGATCTTCATTGACTACTTTCTCCTGATACTTCCGGGGATCAGGCTGAGCCAAGGCCCGCATGTAATCATCTGCCAGTTCCCG contains the following coding sequences:
- a CDS encoding DUF4974 domain-containing protein, with the protein product MVRRWFVLAGLSLCFLNPAAQADDPPGKQLEETATRIRVAKESLKHTVESALSKAGKLPVDAGIVVLQSAENDVNEANFLTAAEKKEFTDQLTAKRKAIESGLPASKPAPATTSKEENQTNEKVREELNLIKTLDKQGHVATAKARLKALMDKYPQHPALLAYATVTSRQDIARDYNRLNADRNTSTNEAMSDIVKSAGNVPPNGTIKYDKEAFDKASKREPVGSVFSKLTGREKEILRTLDQPSKTDFSFNNTSFDQVIKSLEKELGFQLVISKATMEEVRLSYESTLTYEIPRNVSKRNLLKSVLSELGLTYIIKGEIVQVVSFLQAKNEMRVGVMDVASLINGVGAQQNVNQIINLIKTTVEPDSWEGAGGNGTITFHPPGTLIIKNSAEVIYQLGARPRSR
- the tadA gene encoding Flp pilus assembly complex ATPase component TadA, translated to MRLAERLLQLGQIDLGAMQRLQEAQAMTPDRPEYQILLERGLAKEGDVLALLSDEFGMPIVELENAKVEKDALESMPSRLVHKRNLMPLKRENGSLIVATGDPQDVYTLDEVQMLTGLRIKPVLASPREIARLIKTHYGVGGETVNQLVAERKEDLELLEDLETDDSELAKMAQEASVVKLVNEILIEAVNERASDVHIEPSEHTLRIRYRIDGRLQTQMLPPEIARFSLAIVSRIKIMSRLNIAEKRLPQDGRIKMRVQGREIDVRVSIIPMSHGEGIVMRILDKGRMVFNLANVGMLPDTYKQFKELIDKPHGIVLVTGPTGSGKSTTLYSALNEIKDETLKIITVEDPVEYQMEGISQIQVHHKIGLSFAAALRSILRHDPDVVLIGEMRDMETAESAIQASLTGHLVFSTLHTNDAPGAFTRMIDMGVEPYLVGSTVEGVMAQRLVRTICKECKVEDVHAEEHLLPNDFPKTNNGKKIQIFKGAGCKACRGTGYRGRVGIYELMATDDELRDMCSQRISATVIRRKALEKGMVTLRQDGYRKVLSGITTVDEVVTATIGDFS
- a CDS encoding PIN domain-containing protein — encoded protein: MGTTLIYLDANVIIRLVEGDVGTRTPLEQRLAPSIGMTGSLTTSQLSRLECRTKPLRALDHHTLKQFDMFFAGLEITLIEVSASVIDQATDLRAKYNLKTPDALHYASAIDAGASVFLTGDLTFSRCQEIPVEVL